In one Heteronotia binoei isolate CCM8104 ecotype False Entrance Well chromosome 1, APGP_CSIRO_Hbin_v1, whole genome shotgun sequence genomic region, the following are encoded:
- the LOC132587120 gene encoding uncharacterized protein K02A2.6-like, with protein MKALARSYVWWPGMDGEIEGWVRGCQTCQESRPEPPSAPVTRWESTRKPWSRLHIDFAGPFQGQTFIIIVDSYTKWLEVIPVGSTSSTAAIRALRRVLCTHGIPDTIVSDNGAAFTSADFQAFLQRYLIRHIRSAPFHPATNGQAERMVRTTKEALGRIVQGDWDHRLAAFLFDNRITPNPVTGVSPAELLMGRKLITRLDRLH; from the coding sequence atgaaggctctggccaggagctacgtctggtggccgggaatggacggggagatcgagggctgggtccgcgggtgccagacctgccaggaatcccggcccgagccgcccagcgcccccgtcactaggtgggagtccacccggaaaccatggtcgagactccatatcgactttgcgggcccattccaggggcagaccttcatcataatagtggactcctacaccaaatggctggaggtcatccccgtagggtccacctcgtccacagccgcgatcagagctctgcgcagggtcctatgcacacatggcatcccggacaccatagtctctgataacggggccgccttcacctcagccgacttccaggcgttcctgcaaagatacctgatcaggcacataaggtcggctcccttccatccggccaccaacggccaggcggagcggatggtccgcacaacaaaggaggccctcggccgaattgtacagggggactgggaccacaggctggccgcgttcctcttcgataatcggatcacccctaacccggtcacaggagtcagcccggctgagctcctcatgggacgcaaactcataacccggctggaccggctgcat